The Dama dama isolate Ldn47 chromosome 23, ASM3311817v1, whole genome shotgun sequence genome contains a region encoding:
- the RBCK1 gene encoding ranBP-type and C3HC4-type zinc finger-containing protein 1 isoform X1, which yields MDEKIKKAEEVAQRLTRAVAGGDEQVAMQCAIWLAEQRVPLNVQLKPEVSPTQDIRLWVSVEDAQMHTVTIWLTVRPDMTVASLKDMVFLDYGFPPTLQQWVFGQRLARDQETLHSHGVRRNGDSAYLYLLSACNTSLNPQELQRERQLRMLEDLGFKDLTLQPRGPLDPVPPKPGAPQEPGRGQPDAAPEPPPVGWTCPGCTFINKPTRPGCEMCCRARPEAYQVPASYQPDEEERARLAGEEEALRQYQQRKQQQQEGNYLKHVQLDQRSLVLNTEPAECPVCYSVLAPGEAVVLRECLHTFCRECLQGTIRNSQEAEVSCPFIDNTYSCSGKLLEREIRALLSPEDYQRFLDLGISIAENRSAFSYHCKTPDCKGWCFFEDDVNEFPCPVCFHVNCLLCKAVHEQMNCKEYQDDLALRAQNDMAARQTTEMLRTMLQQGEAMHCPQCQIVVQKKDGCDWIRCTVCHTEICWVTKGPRWGPGGPGDTSGGCRCRVNGIPCHPSCQNCH from the exons ATGGACGAGAAGATCAAGAAAG CTGAGGAGGTGGCCCAGAGACTCACACGAGCAGTGGCTGGTGGGGATGAACAGGTGGCTATGCAGTGTGCTATCTGGCTGGCAGAGCAGCGGGTGCCCCTGAATGTGCAACTGAAGCCTGAGGTCTCTCCGACACAGGATATCAG GCTGTGGGTGAGCGTGGAGGATGCACAGATGCACACAGTCACTATCTGGCTCACGGTGCGGCCTGACATGACGGTGGCCTCCCTCAAGGACATG GTGTTCCTAGACTATGGCTTCCCGCCAACCCTGCAGCAGTGGGTGTTTGGGCAGCGGTTGGCCCGGGACCaggagactctgcactcccatggCGTGAGGCGGAATGGGGACAGCGCCTACCTCTACCTGCTGTCCGCCTGCAACACCTCGCTCAACCCTCAGGAGCTGCAGCGGGAGAGGCAGTTGCGGATGCTGGAAG ATCTGGGCTTCAAGGACCTCACGCTGCAGCCACGGGGCCCCCTGGACCCAGTTCCCCCAAAGCCTGGGGCCCCTCAAGAGCCGGGGCGGGGGCAGCCTGATGCAGCGCCAGAGCCCCCGCCG GTGGGCTGGACCTGCCCCGGCTGCACCTTCATTAACAAGCCCACTAGGCCCGGCTGCGAGATGTGCTGCCGGGCGCGGCCCGAGGCCTACCAGGTACCCGCCTCGTACCAGCCGGACGAGGAGGAGCGAGCGCGCCTGGCCGGTGAGGAGGAGGCGCTGCGCCAGTACCAGCAG cggaagcagcagcagcaggaaggcaACTACCTGAAGCACGTGCAGCTGGATCAGCGGAGCCTGGTTCTGAACACCGAGCCCGCCGAGTGCCCAGTGTGCTACAGTGTCCTGGCGCCGGGTGAGGCCGTGGTGCTGCGCGAGTGTCTGCACACCTTCTGCAG ggagtGTCTGCAGGGCACCATCCGCAACAGCCAGGAGGCTGAGGTGTCCTGCCCCTTCATCGACAACACCTACTCATGCTCGGGCAAGCTGCTGGAGAGGGAGATCCGAGCG CTCCTGAGCCCCGAGGATTATCAGCGGTTTCTGGACCTGGGCATCTCCATTGCGGAAAACCGCAGTGCCTTCAGCTACCACTGCAAGACCCCGGACTGCAAGGGATGGTGCTTCTTTGAGGATGATGTCAATGAGTTCCCCTGCCCCGTGTGCTTCCATGTCAACTGCCTGCTTTGCAAG GCCGTCCATGAGCAGATGAACTGCAAGGAGTACCAAGATGACCTGGCCCTGCGAGCTCAGAACGATATGGCTGCCCGGCAGACGACGGAGATGCTGAGA ACCATGCTGCAGCAGGGTGAAGCCATGCACTGCCCACAGTGCCAGATCGTGGTGCAGAAGAAGGACGGCTGCGACTGGATCCGGTGCACTGTCTGCCACACCGAGATCTGCTGGGTCACCAAGGGCCCCCGCTGGGGCCCCGGG
- the RBCK1 gene encoding ranBP-type and C3HC4-type zinc finger-containing protein 1 isoform X2, with amino-acid sequence MGTTPPDGREDQERLWVSVEDAQMHTVTIWLTVRPDMTVASLKDMVFLDYGFPPTLQQWVFGQRLARDQETLHSHGVRRNGDSAYLYLLSACNTSLNPQELQRERQLRMLEDLGFKDLTLQPRGPLDPVPPKPGAPQEPGRGQPDAAPEPPPVGWTCPGCTFINKPTRPGCEMCCRARPEAYQVPASYQPDEEERARLAGEEEALRQYQQRKQQQQEGNYLKHVQLDQRSLVLNTEPAECPVCYSVLAPGEAVVLRECLHTFCRECLQGTIRNSQEAEVSCPFIDNTYSCSGKLLEREIRALLSPEDYQRFLDLGISIAENRSAFSYHCKTPDCKGWCFFEDDVNEFPCPVCFHVNCLLCKAVHEQMNCKEYQDDLALRAQNDMAARQTTEMLRTMLQQGEAMHCPQCQIVVQKKDGCDWIRCTVCHTEICWVTKGPRWGPGGPGDTSGGCRCRVNGIPCHPSCQNCH; translated from the exons ATGGGCACAACCCCGCCAGATGGACGAGAAGATCAAGAAAG GCTGTGGGTGAGCGTGGAGGATGCACAGATGCACACAGTCACTATCTGGCTCACGGTGCGGCCTGACATGACGGTGGCCTCCCTCAAGGACATG GTGTTCCTAGACTATGGCTTCCCGCCAACCCTGCAGCAGTGGGTGTTTGGGCAGCGGTTGGCCCGGGACCaggagactctgcactcccatggCGTGAGGCGGAATGGGGACAGCGCCTACCTCTACCTGCTGTCCGCCTGCAACACCTCGCTCAACCCTCAGGAGCTGCAGCGGGAGAGGCAGTTGCGGATGCTGGAAG ATCTGGGCTTCAAGGACCTCACGCTGCAGCCACGGGGCCCCCTGGACCCAGTTCCCCCAAAGCCTGGGGCCCCTCAAGAGCCGGGGCGGGGGCAGCCTGATGCAGCGCCAGAGCCCCCGCCG GTGGGCTGGACCTGCCCCGGCTGCACCTTCATTAACAAGCCCACTAGGCCCGGCTGCGAGATGTGCTGCCGGGCGCGGCCCGAGGCCTACCAGGTACCCGCCTCGTACCAGCCGGACGAGGAGGAGCGAGCGCGCCTGGCCGGTGAGGAGGAGGCGCTGCGCCAGTACCAGCAG cggaagcagcagcagcaggaaggcaACTACCTGAAGCACGTGCAGCTGGATCAGCGGAGCCTGGTTCTGAACACCGAGCCCGCCGAGTGCCCAGTGTGCTACAGTGTCCTGGCGCCGGGTGAGGCCGTGGTGCTGCGCGAGTGTCTGCACACCTTCTGCAG ggagtGTCTGCAGGGCACCATCCGCAACAGCCAGGAGGCTGAGGTGTCCTGCCCCTTCATCGACAACACCTACTCATGCTCGGGCAAGCTGCTGGAGAGGGAGATCCGAGCG CTCCTGAGCCCCGAGGATTATCAGCGGTTTCTGGACCTGGGCATCTCCATTGCGGAAAACCGCAGTGCCTTCAGCTACCACTGCAAGACCCCGGACTGCAAGGGATGGTGCTTCTTTGAGGATGATGTCAATGAGTTCCCCTGCCCCGTGTGCTTCCATGTCAACTGCCTGCTTTGCAAG GCCGTCCATGAGCAGATGAACTGCAAGGAGTACCAAGATGACCTGGCCCTGCGAGCTCAGAACGATATGGCTGCCCGGCAGACGACGGAGATGCTGAGA ACCATGCTGCAGCAGGGTGAAGCCATGCACTGCCCACAGTGCCAGATCGTGGTGCAGAAGAAGGACGGCTGCGACTGGATCCGGTGCACTGTCTGCCACACCGAGATCTGCTGGGTCACCAAGGGCCCCCGCTGGGGCCCCGGG